GCGATGTGACTGTTTTTGTAGGGACAAGGGAAATACTATATCCTGATGTGACCTTGTTTGTTCAAAAATTGCGTAACGCTGGGATCACTGTAAACTCATATACTGGTCGTGGACTGTTTCATATTTACCCGCTTTATCAAATTCCAGAAGCAAAGGGTGTAATGAAACGGGTAGTTGCAACAATTAATAATTGAGTGGAATTACAACAACGACGAACAATTGTTACTGGTGCGTTGTTACTATCTAACATCATGGCGGGGATGGATGGTACGATTGTAAATACGGCCTTGCCAGCTATTACCAGTGACCTTCATGGGTTGCAATATATGGGGTGGATCATCGCAACTTTTCTTTTGGGAATGGCTGTTGCAACCCCATTATGGAGTAAGTTTGGTGAGCATAAGGGAAATAAGCAAGCCTATATTACTGCTACCTCCATGTTTTTAGTCGGAGCCATCTTTCAAGGATTAGCCCCTAATATTTTATGGTTTATTATTGCGCGAACTGTAATGGGAATTGGTGCTGGAGGAATGAATACAATCCCGTTTATCGTTTTTGCTGAATTGTACGACAACCTAAAAAAACGAGCCCAAGTATTAGGAATTGCCAGTGCTTGTTTTGGAACTGCTTCGATTATTGGTCCCCTACTCGGTGGATGGATTGTTGACGCGTTGAGTTGGCACTGGGTTTTCTATGTTAATGTACCGATTGCCTTAATTGCGATTACGATCATTAGCTTGTTCTATAAGAATGTGAAAAAGCAAGCTGCTGGTAAGCCGGTTGATTATCTCGGAGCGACTTTATTGGTAGTCAGTTTAATAATGATTTTAGTAGCTGTTCAATTAATTGGTTCAGCTTCTGGCTTAGTAGTGGGCTGTTTATTTGTTGTTGGTCTCTTATTGCTTGGCGGAATGATAAAAGTTGACAGTAAGGCGGTCGACCCAATCGTTCCTAGCCGTCTGTTTAAAAATCGCGAATTGGTAATTGATTTTACTTTATTCGTTATAATCTGGGGTTCATTTATTGCATTTGTCACTTATATTCCAATGTGGGCTCAGGGAATTTTAGGTTTAAGTGCGCTGCTTGGCGGAATGACGCAAATTCCAGGTGCGGTTACTAACTTTATTGGTTCAGAATTAGTACCGGTATTGCAGGAGCGATGGGGAAAATACTGGATTGTTACCTGTGGGGCGGCTTCAATTTTTATTGCCTATTTAGGAATAATGATTGGGGGACAAAAAACACCATTCTGGCTTATCTTATTCATGGGTGCTTTTGAAGGATTTGGTGTTGGTCTTGTCTTTAATATTTTACAGATTAATGTTCAAACAGATGCTGAATTACGGGATGTACCAATTGCTACTTCGCTAGGATACTTATTGCGAATTTTGAGTCAGACCCTTATGTCCGCGGTGTATGGAGTTATTCTTAACCAAGAGCTATTCCAGGGTGTTCAAACGCACCACGGAATTACCTTAAGAATGCTAAATAAATTATCAAATGCCCAAACTGCTAGTAGTCTTCCAGATAAGCTTTTACCAACCCTGCGTATGATTCTTTATAATGGGTATCGCGACATTATCATTGCGGCAGTAATTTTAATCGTTATTGCCTTAATTTTAGTTGTAGTTTTAGGCTGGCAAAACCATTGTCATCAACGCGAGCTAATGGCTTTAGGTAATCTTAAAGACACAAAATCTTAAATGATTGCAGAATATCCGCCAACACTCCTGGCAGAGGTAAAAGAAAAAACAAAGGATCGACAATTAACAGGTTTTACTCCAGGTCAAGGACCACTTAATCCAGACTTGATGTTAGTAGGAGAGGCTCCTGGTCGTCACGAAGAAAAGATAAATATTCCTTTTTCTGGTGCTTCTGGTCAGGAACTGATGAAATTGATTGAATCAATCGGATACTCGCGTTCAACCGTTTATATTACTAGTGTAGTTCGTCAACGGCCTTATAGTATTAAGAAGGCAATTGATAAGAAGACAGGTGAAGTAATTGAAAAACGGCCTAACCGGACGCCAACTAAAAAAGAAGTCTTAGCATTTGCTCCTTTGTTTGATTGGGAACTGGCTCAAGTTAAGCCGAAAATTATTGTTACGCTTGGCAATACGGCTTTACAACGGCTGCTTGGTAGTCAGGCCAATATTGGTAAGCTTCATGGGCAACTTCTCCACGAAAAGATTCAACGGACTAATGATGCGCATGATGGTTATGAGTTGACGACTGATAAGCATTGGATTATGCCGATGTATCATCCGGCCGCAGTACTCTATGCCCGCCGATTGGAGCCTACTATTAAAGCTGACTGGCAACAGTTAGGGCAGGACATTAAGAAAATGAAAAAATAATTGAGTAAGGATAAAGAGATCTCAGCGAATGATTTTGAGCCGACTGAACATTTGTCTGATAAGCATCATATGGCGATTCCATGGCATGACTTTTTTACAAATGATAATTTCACCCCTGCGTATGAGGCTAATTTAGTAGAACGAGCAGCGATTGTCGGGCGAATTGGATTAATGATGCTTTCTTATGGAACAGGGGCATGGCGAGTCCGTGATTCAATGAATACAGTTGCCCGGACGCTAAAAATGACTTGTTCGGTCGATATTGGGTTAGTTTCCCTCGAGTATACCTGTATGGATGCCCATCATAGCTATACGCAGGCAATATCTTTGCCAAGCACAAGTGTAAATACGACAAAACTTTCGCAGATGGAACGATTTATTAAAGAATTTGACCAGAATGGGAGTGAGATGACAATTGGAGAAATTCACTCCCGTTTGGAGGAAATTGCCCACTCAAAAGGGAATTACGCTCCTTACCAAGTAGGATTAGCAGCCGCTCTGGCATGTAGCGCCTTCGTCTTTTTACTCGGTGGTGGACCAGTTGAAATGTTTTGTAGTTTTATCGGGGCTGGCCTCGGAAACTATGTCCGTCGTAAGATGATTGACCATCACATTACCTTATTTGCGGGAGTAGCGGTTGCTGTTGCAGTTGCGTGCCTTTCTTACCTGCTGGCTTTAAGTTTGATGCAATTAACGTTTAATGTGAGTTCGCGTCATGAAGCAGGGTATATCGGCGCAATGCTGTTTATTATTCCAGGATTTCCATTTATTACTAGTGGCCTTGATATTTCAAAACTTGATATGCGGTCCGGGCTTGAACGGATGACCTATGCAATCGCAATTATTACAGTTGCTACCTTGGTCGGGTGGATTGTAGCATTAATGGTTAACCTGCGTCCTGAGAATTTTCAAGCATTGCCGCTATCTGCATTAATGCTCTTTTTACTCCGGTTGCCAGCCAGCTTTTGTGGGGTGTTTGGCTTCTCAATAATGTTTAACAGTACGCCTAAAATGGCGGCTATTGCCGGTTGTATTGGGGCGATTGCTAATACTTTACGCTTAGAATTAACGGGCTTGACCGGAATACCGGCAGGGGCAGCCGCATTTTTAGGGGCGTTAGTTGCCGGGTTATTGGCATCAATTGTTAAACGTAAAATCCAATATCCACAAATTTCAATCACGGTTCCATCGATTGTTATTATGGTCCCGGGACTTTATATGTATCGGGCAATGTATAATATCGGTTTAACTTCGATTAGTGTAGGAACGCTTTGGATGACCAAGGCGCTTATGATTGTTGTATTTTTACCAATGGGATTGATCGCTGCTCGTATTCTTACAGATTCTAAGTGGCGACATAATGGATAGATGAATACTCGTGATTTGCAATACTTTGCCATGCTAGTTAAATTAAAAAATTATACACAAGTAGCAAAGTATTTTAATGTTTCTCAACCTAGTATTACCCAGGCAATTCGTCGCCTTGAGCAAGAATTTGACACAAAATTAGTGCGCAAAGATCGTGTTCATAGGGATGAAATGATTACGCGCAGTGGGCAGTTACTATATGAAAAAGCGTTGGCGATAAACAAAAAAATAGACATTGCCCATCAAGAAATAGCACGGTCTGATCAGCGACAAATAAAATTCGGTCTTCCGCCAATTATTGGAAAAATGTATATTTCACATATTATCGGCAATCTTTCTAAGCAGCTTCTTCAACGAATAAAAATCGTTTCTGTGGGGTCGCATGAATTGCTAAGTGAATTACAAGCAGGAAAGATCGATATTGCCATGCTGGGTTCGATTGCACCAATTGATCAAAACGGTATTTTTGCGGAATTAATAACTGCGCGACCATTTAGTATCATCGTAAGTGCTGATCATCCGCTTGCAAAGAAAAAGGAAGTCAGTTTTCAAGACTTAACTAACGAAATCTTTATTAATTATGACCAGCAATATGTGCATAAAGCTGCCTTTCAAGCCTATTCTACCTATGCCCAAATTAATCCACAAATGGCAATTTATAAGGTGCCAAATGTTTCCTGGATTAAAGAGTTGGTACGGCAAAATAAGGGAATTAGTTTGATGGTTAAAGATGCGGTAAAGGATGAACCAGGAATTGTCGCCCTCGATATTAAAGACCCAATTCCGGAAAAATTTTTTATTTCGCTTGCTACACGGGAGGATTACATTTTAAGCGATGATGAGCAGCAATTAATCACTAAATTAAAAGAAATTACTCCCGTCGCTTGAATGGACTTCAAAACAAGTGATGGGATAAGAATTAATTACTATATTTATGGTACTGGGAAACCAGTTGTTTTAATTCATGGCTTTGGCGGCTATCAACAAATATGGTGTTTACAAATTGAAAACTTAATTCAGCAAGGTTATCAAGTAATTACGTATGATCAGCGAAATCATGGAGCATCAACTAGAGATGAGCAGTTAGATTCTATTGAGCCTTTAATAAAGGATTTGTATGAACTATTAAATCATTTGAATGTAACAAAACCTTTTCTAATAGGGCATTCTATGGGAGCATCTGTAATATATGGATTTTTATCATATTATACTGATTTTCCGTTAAGTGGTGTAATAGCAATTGATCAATCTCCAAAGATGCTTAATACGGTTCAATGGCCTTATGGATATATGGATGTCACAAGGGCATCGTATAAATTAAAATTGAAAGAGCATGGTAATGTTAGAGAGACATTAAATGGGGTACCATCTCAAGTAATATCAAAATTAGAGCCAGAAAAAGAAATGTTTCCATTTATTAGGGCCGAAAATCTTCCCTTACTCTATGATCACGCTAAACGGGATTGGCGATTAACACTTGAAAAAATTAATATTCCAACATTGTTAGTTACCGCAAATCAAAGTCCATATTTTAATGGTAAATTTGCGGATGTTATGAGACAAGCTAATCCACAGTTTATCTCGCATCAAGCTGTTGATCAAAGTGGTCATGTAATAATGGCAGAACAAGCAAACAAATTTAATAAAATAATGGACAATTACTTAAAAGAACATCAATAAATGCAAACTATTTTTGATCACGGTGAATACCAAGACATTCTTGCCGTTTTAAAAAATAAGGATGAGCGTGTAAAAATACAAAACCAGTTATTGAAAACTAATCCATCAATGACTGTTGTAGCAGCTAAATTAAATATTCCTGGTCCAATAAAGAATAATAAAAAGATAGAGTCATTTTTTATAGCTGGTCTCAATGAATTTGAAAAAATGTTATTAGATGCTGGAATTGTTTTTATTTCAAAAAAAGAGTGGCTGGATAAGAAAACCGGTCCAGAACGCTTCTATCTTGTTGATACGGGAGCAATTTTAGTAAAAGAGATTACGAGTCATTTTGAAGAATTGAAGCCAAGTTATCGTTTATTTGACTTAGATGTGCTGGCTAATGATAGTGGAACAATAAAATCACTATCAAGGTCAGATGTAAATCAACCTGCTAGAAAGTGTTTAATTTGTGGTCGCCCAGCTAAAGAATGTGGTCGCTCCCGTCGACATTCGGTTGAAGAGTTACAAGAAAAAGTTAGTCAGCTAGTTTGCGTAGAATTGGTATATCAAGAAAAAGAAAACATTGCAAATTGGTTAACTCAACTTGCACAACGAGCTCTTTTATATGAAGTATCTGCTTGGCCTAAGCCCGGATTAGTGGATCCAGTTGAACATGGAGCACACTTAGATATGGACATATTTACGTTTATTAATAGTTCTATTAGTTTGCGTAACTATCTTCATCAAGCAGCATTACTGGGAATAATGAGTCGTTCTGCTAATTTATCATTGATATTTGAAAAGTTACGTGAATATGGTAAAAAAGCTGAGAAAACAATGTTTGTTGCTACAAATAATGTTAATACTCATAAAGGAGCAGTTTTTTCATTGGGAGTATTTGTTACAGCAACAGCCTACAGCTTACAGCATCTAAAACGATTTGATGCAAATGATATTAAAAACGTGATTAAAAAGATGTTAAAAAATTTGATTAATGATGATCTAAAACACCTTTCATCGAAAAAAATTTTAACTGCGGGTGAGAAACAATATTTAAAATACGGCCTTTCTGGTATTCGAGGAGAAGCACACGCTGGATACCCGACAGTTTTTAAGTATGGGTTACCGACCTTATTAACATCAAACTATGATTGGAATAGTCGAATTTTAATAACTTTTTTAGAATTAGCTTTACATATTGAAGATTCGACCTTAATTAAAAGAGCGGGGGATCCGGCTATTCAAGAATGGAAAAATAAAGAAATTAAAGAGTGTTTAAGTCTTGGTGGAATAAGGACTAAAGCTGGGCAACAAAAATTAACTGAAATTGAAGAAAAATTTACTCAGCAAAATTTAAGCCTTGGAGGTACTGCTGATTTATTAATAGTTACTATCTTTTTAGCTTTAGTGAAGGAAGGTTTACCT
The genomic region above belongs to Limosilactobacillus reuteri and contains:
- a CDS encoding threonine/serine ThrE exporter family protein, whose product is MSKDKEISANDFEPTEHLSDKHHMAIPWHDFFTNDNFTPAYEANLVERAAIVGRIGLMMLSYGTGAWRVRDSMNTVARTLKMTCSVDIGLVSLEYTCMDAHHSYTQAISLPSTSVNTTKLSQMERFIKEFDQNGSEMTIGEIHSRLEEIAHSKGNYAPYQVGLAAALACSAFVFLLGGGPVEMFCSFIGAGLGNYVRRKMIDHHITLFAGVAVAVAVACLSYLLALSLMQLTFNVSSRHEAGYIGAMLFIIPGFPFITSGLDISKLDMRSGLERMTYAIAIITVATLVGWIVALMVNLRPENFQALPLSALMLFLLRLPASFCGVFGFSIMFNSTPKMAAIAGCIGAIANTLRLELTGLTGIPAGAAAFLGALVAGLLASIVKRKIQYPQISITVPSIVIMVPGLYMYRAMYNIGLTSISVGTLWMTKALMIVVFLPMGLIAARILTDSKWRHNG
- the citG gene encoding triphosphoribosyl-dephospho-CoA synthase CitG encodes the protein MQTIFDHGEYQDILAVLKNKDERVKIQNQLLKTNPSMTVVAAKLNIPGPIKNNKKIESFFIAGLNEFEKMLLDAGIVFISKKEWLDKKTGPERFYLVDTGAILVKEITSHFEELKPSYRLFDLDVLANDSGTIKSLSRSDVNQPARKCLICGRPAKECGRSRRHSVEELQEKVSQLVCVELVYQEKENIANWLTQLAQRALLYEVSAWPKPGLVDPVEHGAHLDMDIFTFINSSISLRNYLHQAALLGIMSRSANLSLIFEKLREYGKKAEKTMFVATNNVNTHKGAVFSLGVFVTATAYSLQHLKRFDANDIKNVIKKMLKNLINDDLKHLSSKKILTAGEKQYLKYGLSGIRGEAHAGYPTVFKYGLPTLLTSNYDWNSRILITFLELALHIEDSTLIKRAGDPAIQEWKNKEIKECLSLGGIRTKAGQQKLTEIEEKFTQQNLSLGGTADLLIVTIFLALVKEGLPDGLQNK
- a CDS encoding MFS transporter, with translation MELQQRRTIVTGALLLSNIMAGMDGTIVNTALPAITSDLHGLQYMGWIIATFLLGMAVATPLWSKFGEHKGNKQAYITATSMFLVGAIFQGLAPNILWFIIARTVMGIGAGGMNTIPFIVFAELYDNLKKRAQVLGIASACFGTASIIGPLLGGWIVDALSWHWVFYVNVPIALIAITIISLFYKNVKKQAAGKPVDYLGATLLVVSLIMILVAVQLIGSASGLVVGCLFVVGLLLLGGMIKVDSKAVDPIVPSRLFKNRELVIDFTLFVIIWGSFIAFVTYIPMWAQGILGLSALLGGMTQIPGAVTNFIGSELVPVLQERWGKYWIVTCGAASIFIAYLGIMIGGQKTPFWLILFMGAFEGFGVGLVFNILQINVQTDAELRDVPIATSLGYLLRILSQTLMSAVYGVILNQELFQGVQTHHGITLRMLNKLSNAQTASSLPDKLLPTLRMILYNGYRDIIIAAVILIVIALILVVVLGWQNHCHQRELMALGNLKDTKS
- a CDS encoding LysR family transcriptional regulator; this encodes MNTRDLQYFAMLVKLKNYTQVAKYFNVSQPSITQAIRRLEQEFDTKLVRKDRVHRDEMITRSGQLLYEKALAINKKIDIAHQEIARSDQRQIKFGLPPIIGKMYISHIIGNLSKQLLQRIKIVSVGSHELLSELQAGKIDIAMLGSIAPIDQNGIFAELITARPFSIIVSADHPLAKKKEVSFQDLTNEIFINYDQQYVHKAAFQAYSTYAQINPQMAIYKVPNVSWIKELVRQNKGISLMVKDAVKDEPGIVALDIKDPIPEKFFISLATREDYILSDDEQQLITKLKEITPVA
- a CDS encoding alpha/beta fold hydrolase → MDFKTSDGIRINYYIYGTGKPVVLIHGFGGYQQIWCLQIENLIQQGYQVITYDQRNHGASTRDEQLDSIEPLIKDLYELLNHLNVTKPFLIGHSMGASVIYGFLSYYTDFPLSGVIAIDQSPKMLNTVQWPYGYMDVTRASYKLKLKEHGNVRETLNGVPSQVISKLEPEKEMFPFIRAENLPLLYDHAKRDWRLTLEKINIPTLLVTANQSPYFNGKFADVMRQANPQFISHQAVDQSGHVIMAEQANKFNKIMDNYLKEHQ
- a CDS encoding uracil-DNA glycosylase, with the protein product MIAEYPPTLLAEVKEKTKDRQLTGFTPGQGPLNPDLMLVGEAPGRHEEKINIPFSGASGQELMKLIESIGYSRSTVYITSVVRQRPYSIKKAIDKKTGEVIEKRPNRTPTKKEVLAFAPLFDWELAQVKPKIIVTLGNTALQRLLGSQANIGKLHGQLLHEKIQRTNDAHDGYELTTDKHWIMPMYHPAAVLYARRLEPTIKADWQQLGQDIKKMKK